A portion of the Bactrocera neohumeralis isolate Rockhampton chromosome 2, APGP_CSIRO_Bneo_wtdbg2-racon-allhic-juicebox.fasta_v2, whole genome shotgun sequence genome contains these proteins:
- the LOC126751429 gene encoding box A-binding factor isoform X1 translates to MQLKMEAQAQQQLPQQQQVLAKQAQQQAQQQAQQQQHLLSNIKTEVNSGDSQLPTVTTTTLQAQKSAAEEQQQVAQDLNQTQSVQQQQTAAQQQQQQQHISSQSKPLTPNQSQEQKQQLQQPPTSVATSAASITGAQPTSSEEYSIPLPRNTQQRRILTTAGTFEENDNRDADQPDSQSEFHHHQSPANYVVMAPRNEEHPPPGTAVYTYTTTENGQQIICTETGAAIKLEDIEKDQQAGADAQQHHQQQIQQQQQQLCTPPGSGYGDTIVVSAAALHQHQNPHGVINASTHGGHPGAQLRFDPDERYSNVLQDNGNVQTIYYNPSVVDSSAHPGEAKTFTDLGNTEYYSSPPTYALPPPNNGLYSVSSSTQLICKSDPNLGAMRQPGQFQSLMESGVQEQSMWAPSSVEFSGYNTYHHQVVDDYGTGNMTATHWPGTGPITAYEASLVPTVYESPKCENCGALYIRKGNDFYCPTGCNQLRPTHVRVPTRQTKPKIPANTNNRRTGVTCANCNTTTTTLWRRNNEGNPVCNACGLYFKLHNTNRPQSMKKDGIQKRKRKPKNNGGMPSMKPLPLNDYSHTALSGMTQNVTLMAPNGTIYPSQVSALSLPMNGGVGAGIIGGGQQPLPGEIRDMSINGNGSSASAGSVSSGVVGGSVVVASSAGSSVTATGPRNVSIVQHVTGDSHSPYSNPPSQSQSPHLSNPSPLNRQPIAQSVQPIEATRATNGEIPTSVITRTGLPERSSNN, encoded by the exons ATGCAACTCAAG ATGGAAGCACAGGCACAGCAACAATTGCCGCAACAGCAACAGGTACTTGCCAAACAAgcgcaacaacaagcacaacaacaggcgcaacagcagcagcatttATTATCGAACATCAAAACGGAAGTGAATAGCGGTGATTCGCAGCTGCCAACTGTGACCACAACAACATTGCAGGCCCAAAAGAGCGCTGCTGAGGAACAGCAGCAAGTTGCGCAGGACTTGAACCAAACACAATCTGTACAGCAACAGCAAACAGCtgcgcaacagcagcagcaacaacaacatatctcTAGTCAATCAAAGCCACTGACGCCTAATCAATCTCAAGAGCAAAAACAACAGTTACAGCAGCCACCGACAAGCGTGGCCACATCGGCTGCATCGATTACCGGCGCTCAACCAACATCGAGTGAGGAGTACAGCATACCGTTACCGCGCAACACTCAACAGCGACGAATATTGACCACAGCGGGCACATT CGAGGAAAACGACAATCGTGACGCTGATCAGCCCGACTCACAGTCCGAATTTCATCATCATCAATCCCCCGCCAATTATGTGGTAATGGCACCGCGCAACGAAGAGCATCCACCGCCCGGCACCGCCGTCTACACGTACACAACCACTGAGAATGGTCAACAGATTATTTGCACCGAAACTGGTGCAGCCATCAAACTCGAAGATATCGAAAAGGATCAACAGGCCGGTGCAGACGCACAGCAACATCATCAGCAGCAAattcagcaacagcaacaacaactttgtACGCCACCAGGCAGTGGCTACGGCGATACGATTGTTGTATCCGCCGCAGCATTACACCAACATCAAAATCCACATGGCGTCATCAATGCCTCGACACATGGCGGACATCCGGGTGCGCAACTGCGTTTCGATCCCGACGAGCGCTACAGCAATGTGCTGCAGGACAACGGCAACGTACAGACTATTTACTACAATCCCTCGGTGGTCGACTCAAGCGCACATCCCGGTGAGGCAAAGACGTTTACAGATCTTGGTAATACCGAGTACTATTCGAGTCCACCCACATATGCATTGCCACCGCCGAATAATGGTCTATACAGTGTTTCGAGTTCGACGCAGTTGATTTGTAAATCGGATCCGAATTTAGGTGCCATGCGACAGCCGGGACAATTTCAGTCGTTAATGGAATCGGGCGTACAGGAGCAGTCGATGTGGGCGCCATCAAGTGTCGAATTCTCCGGATAT AATACATATCACCATCAGGTAGTTGATGACTACGGCACCGGCAATATGACCGCAACGCATTGGCCAGGCACGGGACCGATCACGGCTTACGAGGCATCGCTTGTACCGACTGTCTACGAGTCACCCAAGTGTGAGAACTGTGGCGCCCTCTACATACGGAAAGGCAACGATTTCTATTGCCCTACGGGTTGTAATCAACTGCGACCGACCCATGTGCGTGTACCGACACGTCAAACCAAACCGAAAATACCAGCCAATACCAATAATCGACGTACGGGCGTCACGTGCGCCAACTGCAACACCACCACGACAACGCTTTGGCGACGCAACAACGAAGGCAACCCTGTATGCAACGCTTGCGGCCTGTACTTCAAGCTACACAATACGAATCGGCCGCAATCAATGAAGAAGGATGGCATACAGAAACGTAAGCGCAAGCCAAAGAATAACGGTGGCATGCCGTCCATGAAACCACTACCAT TAAATGACTACTCACACACAGCACTGTCGGGCATGACGCAGAATGTGACGCTGATGGCACCTAACGGTACGATTTACCCCTCGCAAGTGTCCGCCTTAAGCTTGCCGATGAACGGCGGTGTTGGCGCGGGTATTATTGGTGGTGGCCAACAACCGTTGCCCGGTGAAATACGCGATATGTCGATAAATGGTAATGGCAGCAGTGCGTCTGCTGGCTCAGTATCCTCCGGTGTGGTTGGTGGCAGCGTCGTTGTGGCGAGTAGCGCGGGGAGCTCCGTAACCGCCACCGGACCACGCAACGTATCGATTGTACAACACGTGACTGGCGACAGTCACTCGCCGTATAGCAATCCACCATCGCAAAGTCAATCGCCGCACTTATCCAATCCATCGCCGCTAAATCGACAACCAATCGCACAAAG TGTGCAACCCATCGAAGCGACACGTGCAACAAATGGTGAGATACCGACCAGCGTCATAACGCGCACTGGCCTACCCGAACGTTCCTCGAATAATTGA
- the LOC126751429 gene encoding box A-binding factor isoform X3: MQLKMEAQAQQQLPQQQQVLAKQAQQQAQQQAQQQQHLLSNIKTEVNSGDSQLPTVTTTTLQAQKSAAEEQQQVAQDLNQTQSVQQQQTAAQQQQQQQHISSQSKPLTPNQSQEQKQQLQQPPTSVATSAASITGAQPTSSEEYSIPLPRNTQQRRILTTAGTFEENDNRDADQPDSQSEFHHHQSPANYVVMAPRNEEHPPPGTAVYTYTTTENGQQIICTETGAAIKLEDIEKDQQAGADAQQHHQQQIQQQQQQLCTPPGSGYGDTIVVSAAALHQHQNPHGVINASTHGGHPGAQLRFDPDERYSNVLQDNGNVQTIYYNPSVVDSSAHPGEAKTFTDLGNTEYYSSPPTYALPPPNNGLYSVSSSTQLICKSDPNLGAMRQPGQFQSLMESGVQEQSMWAPSSVEFSGYNTYHHQVVDDYGTGNMTATHWPGTGPITAYEASLVPTVYESPKCENCGALYIRKGNDFYCPTGCNQLRPTHVRVPTRQTKPKIPANTNNRRTGVTCANCNTTTTTLWRRNNEGNPVCNACGLYFKLHNTNRPQSMKKDGIQKRKRKPKNNGGMPSMKPLPSLSGMTQNVTLMAPNGTIYPSQVSALSLPMNGGVGAGIIGGGQQPLPGEIRDMSINGNGSSASAGSVSSGVVGGSVVVASSAGSSVTATGPRNVSIVQHVTGDSHSPYSNPPSQSQSPHLSNPSPLNRQPIAQSVQPIEATRATNGEIPTSVITRTGLPERSSNN, from the exons ATGCAACTCAAG ATGGAAGCACAGGCACAGCAACAATTGCCGCAACAGCAACAGGTACTTGCCAAACAAgcgcaacaacaagcacaacaacaggcgcaacagcagcagcatttATTATCGAACATCAAAACGGAAGTGAATAGCGGTGATTCGCAGCTGCCAACTGTGACCACAACAACATTGCAGGCCCAAAAGAGCGCTGCTGAGGAACAGCAGCAAGTTGCGCAGGACTTGAACCAAACACAATCTGTACAGCAACAGCAAACAGCtgcgcaacagcagcagcaacaacaacatatctcTAGTCAATCAAAGCCACTGACGCCTAATCAATCTCAAGAGCAAAAACAACAGTTACAGCAGCCACCGACAAGCGTGGCCACATCGGCTGCATCGATTACCGGCGCTCAACCAACATCGAGTGAGGAGTACAGCATACCGTTACCGCGCAACACTCAACAGCGACGAATATTGACCACAGCGGGCACATT CGAGGAAAACGACAATCGTGACGCTGATCAGCCCGACTCACAGTCCGAATTTCATCATCATCAATCCCCCGCCAATTATGTGGTAATGGCACCGCGCAACGAAGAGCATCCACCGCCCGGCACCGCCGTCTACACGTACACAACCACTGAGAATGGTCAACAGATTATTTGCACCGAAACTGGTGCAGCCATCAAACTCGAAGATATCGAAAAGGATCAACAGGCCGGTGCAGACGCACAGCAACATCATCAGCAGCAAattcagcaacagcaacaacaactttgtACGCCACCAGGCAGTGGCTACGGCGATACGATTGTTGTATCCGCCGCAGCATTACACCAACATCAAAATCCACATGGCGTCATCAATGCCTCGACACATGGCGGACATCCGGGTGCGCAACTGCGTTTCGATCCCGACGAGCGCTACAGCAATGTGCTGCAGGACAACGGCAACGTACAGACTATTTACTACAATCCCTCGGTGGTCGACTCAAGCGCACATCCCGGTGAGGCAAAGACGTTTACAGATCTTGGTAATACCGAGTACTATTCGAGTCCACCCACATATGCATTGCCACCGCCGAATAATGGTCTATACAGTGTTTCGAGTTCGACGCAGTTGATTTGTAAATCGGATCCGAATTTAGGTGCCATGCGACAGCCGGGACAATTTCAGTCGTTAATGGAATCGGGCGTACAGGAGCAGTCGATGTGGGCGCCATCAAGTGTCGAATTCTCCGGATAT AATACATATCACCATCAGGTAGTTGATGACTACGGCACCGGCAATATGACCGCAACGCATTGGCCAGGCACGGGACCGATCACGGCTTACGAGGCATCGCTTGTACCGACTGTCTACGAGTCACCCAAGTGTGAGAACTGTGGCGCCCTCTACATACGGAAAGGCAACGATTTCTATTGCCCTACGGGTTGTAATCAACTGCGACCGACCCATGTGCGTGTACCGACACGTCAAACCAAACCGAAAATACCAGCCAATACCAATAATCGACGTACGGGCGTCACGTGCGCCAACTGCAACACCACCACGACAACGCTTTGGCGACGCAACAACGAAGGCAACCCTGTATGCAACGCTTGCGGCCTGTACTTCAAGCTACACAATACGAATCGGCCGCAATCAATGAAGAAGGATGGCATACAGAAACGTAAGCGCAAGCCAAAGAATAACGGTGGCATGCCGTCCATGAAACCACTACCAT CACTGTCGGGCATGACGCAGAATGTGACGCTGATGGCACCTAACGGTACGATTTACCCCTCGCAAGTGTCCGCCTTAAGCTTGCCGATGAACGGCGGTGTTGGCGCGGGTATTATTGGTGGTGGCCAACAACCGTTGCCCGGTGAAATACGCGATATGTCGATAAATGGTAATGGCAGCAGTGCGTCTGCTGGCTCAGTATCCTCCGGTGTGGTTGGTGGCAGCGTCGTTGTGGCGAGTAGCGCGGGGAGCTCCGTAACCGCCACCGGACCACGCAACGTATCGATTGTACAACACGTGACTGGCGACAGTCACTCGCCGTATAGCAATCCACCATCGCAAAGTCAATCGCCGCACTTATCCAATCCATCGCCGCTAAATCGACAACCAATCGCACAAAG TGTGCAACCCATCGAAGCGACACGTGCAACAAATGGTGAGATACCGACCAGCGTCATAACGCGCACTGGCCTACCCGAACGTTCCTCGAATAATTGA
- the LOC126751429 gene encoding box A-binding factor isoform X2, which translates to MQLKMEAQAQQQLPQQQQVLAKQAQQQAQQQAQQQQHLLSNIKTEVNSGDSQLPTVTTTTLQAQKSAAEEQQQVAQDLNQTQSVQQQQTAAQQQQQQQHISSQSKPLTPNQSQEQKQQLQQPPTSVATSAASITGAQPTSSEEYSIPLPRNTQQRRILTTAGTFEENDNRDADQPDSQSEFHHHQSPANYVVMAPRNEEHPPPGTAVYTYTTTENGQQIICTETGAAIKLEDIEKDQQAGADAQQHHQQQIQQQQQQLCTPPGSGYGDTIVVSAAALHQHQNPHGVINASTHGGHPGAQLRFDPDERYSNVLQDNGNVQTIYYNPSVVDSSAHPGEAKTFTDLGNTEYYSSPPTYALPPPNNGLYSVSSSTQLICKSDPNLGAMRQPGQFQSLMESGVQEQSMWAPSSVEFSGYVVDDYGTGNMTATHWPGTGPITAYEASLVPTVYESPKCENCGALYIRKGNDFYCPTGCNQLRPTHVRVPTRQTKPKIPANTNNRRTGVTCANCNTTTTTLWRRNNEGNPVCNACGLYFKLHNTNRPQSMKKDGIQKRKRKPKNNGGMPSMKPLPLNDYSHTALSGMTQNVTLMAPNGTIYPSQVSALSLPMNGGVGAGIIGGGQQPLPGEIRDMSINGNGSSASAGSVSSGVVGGSVVVASSAGSSVTATGPRNVSIVQHVTGDSHSPYSNPPSQSQSPHLSNPSPLNRQPIAQSVQPIEATRATNGEIPTSVITRTGLPERSSNN; encoded by the exons ATGCAACTCAAG ATGGAAGCACAGGCACAGCAACAATTGCCGCAACAGCAACAGGTACTTGCCAAACAAgcgcaacaacaagcacaacaacaggcgcaacagcagcagcatttATTATCGAACATCAAAACGGAAGTGAATAGCGGTGATTCGCAGCTGCCAACTGTGACCACAACAACATTGCAGGCCCAAAAGAGCGCTGCTGAGGAACAGCAGCAAGTTGCGCAGGACTTGAACCAAACACAATCTGTACAGCAACAGCAAACAGCtgcgcaacagcagcagcaacaacaacatatctcTAGTCAATCAAAGCCACTGACGCCTAATCAATCTCAAGAGCAAAAACAACAGTTACAGCAGCCACCGACAAGCGTGGCCACATCGGCTGCATCGATTACCGGCGCTCAACCAACATCGAGTGAGGAGTACAGCATACCGTTACCGCGCAACACTCAACAGCGACGAATATTGACCACAGCGGGCACATT CGAGGAAAACGACAATCGTGACGCTGATCAGCCCGACTCACAGTCCGAATTTCATCATCATCAATCCCCCGCCAATTATGTGGTAATGGCACCGCGCAACGAAGAGCATCCACCGCCCGGCACCGCCGTCTACACGTACACAACCACTGAGAATGGTCAACAGATTATTTGCACCGAAACTGGTGCAGCCATCAAACTCGAAGATATCGAAAAGGATCAACAGGCCGGTGCAGACGCACAGCAACATCATCAGCAGCAAattcagcaacagcaacaacaactttgtACGCCACCAGGCAGTGGCTACGGCGATACGATTGTTGTATCCGCCGCAGCATTACACCAACATCAAAATCCACATGGCGTCATCAATGCCTCGACACATGGCGGACATCCGGGTGCGCAACTGCGTTTCGATCCCGACGAGCGCTACAGCAATGTGCTGCAGGACAACGGCAACGTACAGACTATTTACTACAATCCCTCGGTGGTCGACTCAAGCGCACATCCCGGTGAGGCAAAGACGTTTACAGATCTTGGTAATACCGAGTACTATTCGAGTCCACCCACATATGCATTGCCACCGCCGAATAATGGTCTATACAGTGTTTCGAGTTCGACGCAGTTGATTTGTAAATCGGATCCGAATTTAGGTGCCATGCGACAGCCGGGACAATTTCAGTCGTTAATGGAATCGGGCGTACAGGAGCAGTCGATGTGGGCGCCATCAAGTGTCGAATTCTCCGGATAT GTAGTTGATGACTACGGCACCGGCAATATGACCGCAACGCATTGGCCAGGCACGGGACCGATCACGGCTTACGAGGCATCGCTTGTACCGACTGTCTACGAGTCACCCAAGTGTGAGAACTGTGGCGCCCTCTACATACGGAAAGGCAACGATTTCTATTGCCCTACGGGTTGTAATCAACTGCGACCGACCCATGTGCGTGTACCGACACGTCAAACCAAACCGAAAATACCAGCCAATACCAATAATCGACGTACGGGCGTCACGTGCGCCAACTGCAACACCACCACGACAACGCTTTGGCGACGCAACAACGAAGGCAACCCTGTATGCAACGCTTGCGGCCTGTACTTCAAGCTACACAATACGAATCGGCCGCAATCAATGAAGAAGGATGGCATACAGAAACGTAAGCGCAAGCCAAAGAATAACGGTGGCATGCCGTCCATGAAACCACTACCAT TAAATGACTACTCACACACAGCACTGTCGGGCATGACGCAGAATGTGACGCTGATGGCACCTAACGGTACGATTTACCCCTCGCAAGTGTCCGCCTTAAGCTTGCCGATGAACGGCGGTGTTGGCGCGGGTATTATTGGTGGTGGCCAACAACCGTTGCCCGGTGAAATACGCGATATGTCGATAAATGGTAATGGCAGCAGTGCGTCTGCTGGCTCAGTATCCTCCGGTGTGGTTGGTGGCAGCGTCGTTGTGGCGAGTAGCGCGGGGAGCTCCGTAACCGCCACCGGACCACGCAACGTATCGATTGTACAACACGTGACTGGCGACAGTCACTCGCCGTATAGCAATCCACCATCGCAAAGTCAATCGCCGCACTTATCCAATCCATCGCCGCTAAATCGACAACCAATCGCACAAAG TGTGCAACCCATCGAAGCGACACGTGCAACAAATGGTGAGATACCGACCAGCGTCATAACGCGCACTGGCCTACCCGAACGTTCCTCGAATAATTGA